From a region of the Betta splendens chromosome 5, fBetSpl5.4, whole genome shotgun sequence genome:
- the il17rc gene encoding interleukin-17 receptor C isoform X2 gives MSPPGWCVCWLLLTVRLSACDLEVYEHDNHDVVCSEGLSDCVLKDAMPLGEDVESAVYIKHLTPSVKLCCNDSVALCTLCLVVDTRVSVDLSDEDADYSGDEETEDQKASVTLCYKIARALPTCKKVEFTVNLTAFAQDKQTEVVTVIIRKHEFSYSDTLMFYPYSNLSLEKTVNVPHLSEVCHQEPVKNCQVPSLNTVISSESKTVELKFPDSIETLPSVCIQYERNGVCQKWNRKNIPLHSVAPCTCFQVWYEDEERPIRSLRCPFTNNNGFKRNIHENVSVSIRQSVVGTYRTMLQWTVSAPCRLEGEVWPCEKRDSCRELPGFRQRLLNNHWTQNSKGLWVNEDIFDDIPLSHSLCIMVAVEGHELGEYCFNNTDRHRWNLLFVGVGLLVCLTGLLFYFIQGDIKKWAWSWNHGGFVKLPMNKKVHVVLLSPPDVDVGVSALVNGLGLHLQKHGFGVSVEQWSRMEQCALGPLPWLYSQLKPNSRVVLILTPKALEKAGEWTLKDKQDAEAKWGDTDVPQTLSPYSDVFMGSLCIIEKEQQLARVHQRFLLVKFDTHSGTCKDLPKLLEGLPVFGFPSQNHELLAELTVRQTERTSGERTQTKVEME, from the exons ATGTCTCCACCAGGATGGTGCGTCTGCTGGCTGCTACTCACTGTACGGCTGTCAGCCTGCGACCTGGAGGTGTATGAGCACGACAACCACGACGTGGTTTGCTCAGAG GGTCTTTCTGACTGCGTGCTGAAGGATGCGATGCCTCTGGGCGAAGACGTGGAAAGTGCTGTGTATATAAAACACCTCACGCCAAGCGTTAAGCTCTGCTGCAATGACAGTGTGGCGCTGTGTACATTGTGTCTGGTAGTAGACACAAGAGTCTCTGTTGACCTGAGTGACGAAGACGCAGACTACTCAGGAGACGAGGAGACCGAAGACCAAAAAG CATCGGTGACGCTGTGTTACAAAATTGCACGTGCCCTGCCCACATGCAAGAAGGTGGAGTTCACTGTCAATCTTACAGCTTTTGCtcaggacaaacaaacagag GTGGTGACTGTGATTATACGGAAACATGAGTTTTCCTATAGTGATACGCTTATGTTTTATCCTTACTCAAATCTCAGTCTCGAGAAAACCGTAAATGTCCCTCATCTCAGTGAAG TGTGTCACCAGGAACCTGTCAAAAACTGTCAGG TGCCCAGTCTCAACACTGTGATCAGCAGCGAAAGCAAAACTGTGGAGTTGAAGTTTCCTGACAGTATTGAGACGCTCCCTTCCGTGTGCATCCAGTATGAAAGGAATGGAGTGTGTCAG AAATGGAACAGGAAGAACATTCCTCTCCACTCCGTGGCTCCCTGCACGTGTTTCCAG GTGTGGTATGAGGATGAAGAAAGGCCTATACGCTCTCTGAGGTGCCCCTTCACAAACAATA ATGGTTTCAAAAGGAACATCCACGAAAATGTGTCAGTCTCTATAAGGCAGAGTGTAGTGGGGACCTACAGAACCATGCTGCAGTGGACCGTGTCTGCCCCCTGCAGGCTGGAGGGTGAAGTGTGGCCATGTGAGAAACGGGACAGCTGCAGAGAGCTGCCAGGTTTCAGACAACGGCTTTTAAACAACCACTGGACACAGAACAGTAAAGGACTGTGG GTGAACGAGGACATATTTGATGACATCCCTCTCAGCCATTCTTTATGTATTATG GTGGCAGTAGAAGGACACGAGCTGGGAGAATACTGCTTCAATAACA CTGACAGGCATCGCTGGAATCTCCTATTCGTTGGTGTGGGGCTGCTGGTTTGCTTAACGGGGCTCCTTTTCTACTTCATTCAAGGCGACATCAAAA AATGGGCGTGGAGCTGGAATCACGGTGGATTTGTAAAGC TACCCATGAACAAAAAAGTCCACGTGGTGCTGCTCAGTCCTCCAGATGTGGATGTGGGTGTTTCAGCGTTAGTGAACGGGCTCGGATTGCACCTCCAGAAGCACGGCTTCggtgtgtctgtggagcagtGGAGCCGGATGGAGCAGTGTGCTCTGGGGCCTCTGCCCTGGTTGTACTCCCAGCTGAAGCCAAACAGCCGTGTTGTGCTCATACTGACCCCGAAAGCTTTGGAAAAAGCAGGGGAATGGACCCTCAAGGACAAACAGGACGCCGAGGCTAAATGGGGAGACACCGACGTCCCTCAGACATTATCCCCATACTCTGACGTGTTCATGGGCTCCCTGTGCATCATAGAGAAAGAACAGCAGCTGGCCAGAGTTCATCAGCGGTTTCTTTTGGTGAAATTTGACACTCACTCAGGCACTTGTAAGGACTTACCAAAGCTTCTGGAGGGACTACCTGTGTTCGGGTTTCCCTCACAAAACCATGAACTTCTAGCTGAGCTCACTGTgcgacagacagagaggacatCAGGCGAGAGGACACAAACAAAGGTAGAAATGGAGTGA
- the il17rc gene encoding interleukin-17 receptor C isoform X1 has product MSPPGWCVCWLLLTVRLSACDLEVYEHDNHDVVCSEGLSDCVLKDAMPLGEDVESAVYIKHLTPSVKLCCNDSVALCTLCLVVDTRVSVDLSDEDADYSGDEETEDQKASVTLCYKIARALPTCKKVEFTVNLTAFAQDKQTEVVTVIIRKHEFSYSDTLMFYPYSNLSLEKTVNVPHLSEVCHQEPVKNCQVPSLNTVISSESKTVELKFPDSIETLPSVCIQYERNGVCQKWNRKNIPLHSVAPCTCFQVWYEDEERPIRSLRCPFTNNSFYVASPDGFKRNIHENVSVSIRQSVVGTYRTMLQWTVSAPCRLEGEVWPCEKRDSCRELPGFRQRLLNNHWTQNSKGLWVNEDIFDDIPLSHSLCIMVAVEGHELGEYCFNNTDRHRWNLLFVGVGLLVCLTGLLFYFIQGDIKKWAWSWNHGGFVKLPMNKKVHVVLLSPPDVDVGVSALVNGLGLHLQKHGFGVSVEQWSRMEQCALGPLPWLYSQLKPNSRVVLILTPKALEKAGEWTLKDKQDAEAKWGDTDVPQTLSPYSDVFMGSLCIIEKEQQLARVHQRFLLVKFDTHSGTCKDLPKLLEGLPVFGFPSQNHELLAELTVRQTERTSGERTQTKVEME; this is encoded by the exons ATGTCTCCACCAGGATGGTGCGTCTGCTGGCTGCTACTCACTGTACGGCTGTCAGCCTGCGACCTGGAGGTGTATGAGCACGACAACCACGACGTGGTTTGCTCAGAG GGTCTTTCTGACTGCGTGCTGAAGGATGCGATGCCTCTGGGCGAAGACGTGGAAAGTGCTGTGTATATAAAACACCTCACGCCAAGCGTTAAGCTCTGCTGCAATGACAGTGTGGCGCTGTGTACATTGTGTCTGGTAGTAGACACAAGAGTCTCTGTTGACCTGAGTGACGAAGACGCAGACTACTCAGGAGACGAGGAGACCGAAGACCAAAAAG CATCGGTGACGCTGTGTTACAAAATTGCACGTGCCCTGCCCACATGCAAGAAGGTGGAGTTCACTGTCAATCTTACAGCTTTTGCtcaggacaaacaaacagag GTGGTGACTGTGATTATACGGAAACATGAGTTTTCCTATAGTGATACGCTTATGTTTTATCCTTACTCAAATCTCAGTCTCGAGAAAACCGTAAATGTCCCTCATCTCAGTGAAG TGTGTCACCAGGAACCTGTCAAAAACTGTCAGG TGCCCAGTCTCAACACTGTGATCAGCAGCGAAAGCAAAACTGTGGAGTTGAAGTTTCCTGACAGTATTGAGACGCTCCCTTCCGTGTGCATCCAGTATGAAAGGAATGGAGTGTGTCAG AAATGGAACAGGAAGAACATTCCTCTCCACTCCGTGGCTCCCTGCACGTGTTTCCAG GTGTGGTATGAGGATGAAGAAAGGCCTATACGCTCTCTGAGGTGCCCCTTCACAAACAATA GTTTTTATGTGGCTTCTCCAGATGGTTTCAAAAGGAACATCCACGAAAATGTGTCAGTCTCTATAAGGCAGAGTGTAGTGGGGACCTACAGAACCATGCTGCAGTGGACCGTGTCTGCCCCCTGCAGGCTGGAGGGTGAAGTGTGGCCATGTGAGAAACGGGACAGCTGCAGAGAGCTGCCAGGTTTCAGACAACGGCTTTTAAACAACCACTGGACACAGAACAGTAAAGGACTGTGG GTGAACGAGGACATATTTGATGACATCCCTCTCAGCCATTCTTTATGTATTATG GTGGCAGTAGAAGGACACGAGCTGGGAGAATACTGCTTCAATAACA CTGACAGGCATCGCTGGAATCTCCTATTCGTTGGTGTGGGGCTGCTGGTTTGCTTAACGGGGCTCCTTTTCTACTTCATTCAAGGCGACATCAAAA AATGGGCGTGGAGCTGGAATCACGGTGGATTTGTAAAGC TACCCATGAACAAAAAAGTCCACGTGGTGCTGCTCAGTCCTCCAGATGTGGATGTGGGTGTTTCAGCGTTAGTGAACGGGCTCGGATTGCACCTCCAGAAGCACGGCTTCggtgtgtctgtggagcagtGGAGCCGGATGGAGCAGTGTGCTCTGGGGCCTCTGCCCTGGTTGTACTCCCAGCTGAAGCCAAACAGCCGTGTTGTGCTCATACTGACCCCGAAAGCTTTGGAAAAAGCAGGGGAATGGACCCTCAAGGACAAACAGGACGCCGAGGCTAAATGGGGAGACACCGACGTCCCTCAGACATTATCCCCATACTCTGACGTGTTCATGGGCTCCCTGTGCATCATAGAGAAAGAACAGCAGCTGGCCAGAGTTCATCAGCGGTTTCTTTTGGTGAAATTTGACACTCACTCAGGCACTTGTAAGGACTTACCAAAGCTTCTGGAGGGACTACCTGTGTTCGGGTTTCCCTCACAAAACCATGAACTTCTAGCTGAGCTCACTGTgcgacagacagagaggacatCAGGCGAGAGGACACAAACAAAGGTAGAAATGGAGTGA
- the LOC114855129 gene encoding protein disulfide isomerase Creld1 — protein MTRLDSLGSHSLDSIGVREGGVRMLQRNLLHAAWLCCLLTVPTHSCPDNCSHCSGPEKERCDECRGGWMLYKNSCVDVDECGTEVVDCPPNSYCFNTEGSFECRDCDSACVGCMGSGSARCRKCASGYRLTGSKCLDVDECSDRVLACRGLDELCTNTAGSFRCDCAEGFSREDGACVKQQTPNVEEKGLFDDIRDDEVEVLRQMFFGVVLCALGTLAAKGDFVYTSVFMGALAAMAGYWLSDRGDHLLGNFLKGR, from the exons ATGACTCGTCTAGATTCACTGGGTTCACACTCTTTAGACTCTATCGGCGTGCGCGAAGGAG GTGTGAGGATGCTGCAGAGGAACCTGCTGCACGCTGCTTGGCTGTGTTGTCTCCTCACAGTCCCGACGCACAGCTGTCCAGATAACTGCAGTCACTGTTCAGGCCCAGAAAAGGAGCGTTGTGACGAGTGCAGAGGCGGATGGATGCTCTATAAGAACAGCTGTGTAG ATGTTGATGAGTGTGGCACAGAAGTGGTTGACTGTCCTCCCAACAGTTACTGCTTCAATACTGAGGGATCCTTTGagtgcagag ACTGTGACTCGGCCTGTGTGGGCTGTATGGGCAGTGGATCAGCACGCTGCCGAAAGTGTGCCTCCGGGTACAGACTGACAGGCTCCAAGTGTTTGG ACGTGGACGAGTGCAGCGACCGGGTTCTTGCCTGTCGTGGCCTAGATGAGCTCTGCACCAACACGGCAGGTTCTTTCCGCTGCGACTGCGCCGAGGGCTTCAGTCGCGAGGACGGCGCttgtgtgaagcagcagacgCCCA ACGTTGAGGAGAAAGGCCTGTTTGACGACATTCGGGATGACGAGGTGGAGGTGCTGCGGCAGATGTTCTTCGGGGTGGTGCTTTGTGCTCTGGGAACGCTGGCTGCCAAGGGAGACTTTGTATACACATCTGTGTTCATGGGGGCATTGGCAGCCATGGCAGGGTACTGGCTTTCTGACAGGGGAGATCACTTGTTAGGCAACTTTCTAAAAGGACGATAA